GATTTTGTGAAACAGCGCAATTTAGAATGGTTTCGAGTGGTTGAGGCTCTACCATACCCTCAATACTAAATCTGAGATAGTACAATGCAGTTGAATGATCGCGAAGAGACAAAATTTTAGTTGTATATTGGGTGAAATCATTCATAGTATAAAAGTACCAAGAACTTAATCTAAGGGTGGGAAGAAGCTTCCAAAGATTGTTCCATCTTTTGGACAAAATGCAAGTTTGAACGGCTTGTGTGGCGTTCAAAAAAGAGAGTATGTGAAGAAGAACACATTCGGATAAATCGCTGAGTCTATCTTCATCGTCATGTCTTTCTCTTTTCATCGTGACTGCCAATGGAAATTGGAAGAGGGAGATGAGAAATAGTATTCAATAAACCTAGAATGGGCGGCTGCCAATTTGATGTAACAACCTTCTTTtataccgtaaaaaaaaaaaaacatagccACTAATTCACAAACCCTACAAGATCCAATGGTTTTCATTTGATCAAAAATATCTAATGGTTCACATTTAGACAAAAATAACTTTAGATGTGATGTTAATTAAGAGTTAACGGCAGAGACTAACATACATATCAATAATGGACCAATCCggacttctttttttctttaagggactattgtGAAACATAAAATTTCTTTAAGGACCAAAATACTCATTAAgcctttaattaaaaaaacaaaactctaGCTACAAACTCCGTCGTAGCTAATCCtagattttcttgtagtgtacgGGGAAAAATCCaaagaattataaaataagAGGGTAAAATTCtagattttaaaataagagggtaaaattccgatttattcaaaatagtgggtaaaaatgtatttaagcttttttcttctttgttttctgAATTTCTCTTATTggtgtttatatttttttttctttctttctatagTGGTGTTTATTTATATTGTTGATAATAATGtctagtcaaaaaaaataatagtaatgttctaaatatgttttgaatattttagatttaaatatagtttaaatttatatatttaaaataaggtAATAgtaggaatttaaaatttatattttaatttagaatatttaggtttttttttataatttataggattagtttATTATTTAAAGATATGATTTAGGAACTTGTagctatttttatgttttttttttgacgtaaagctatttttatgttaatatatagttttcattaacgaaaattgtatttgtataaaatatttttccataaaATACGTATGACAGATAATTAATTACGTACATCAATATATGTATGTGTATTCATAGAGATTAATtgatacgatcatgagttccctaaacatgtggaaggaaacttataaaaaatgcaaaaaaaatattttggatgaATATGGtttgagcccaacttgaagccAATTCACATGATAAGAAGCATCTTTGGGCTGATTTGCGGTCTAATAATACTggactaaataaataaacaattaagtccaattttctttatttttattgtaattttcgtttttggtattaggagggtttttagatgacctttagttgTGAGGAGGATACCTTGAGTTTCTACTCGAGAGCCAAAAATCTTGGTACAATGCTTCGCATAAAAAAACTTGAGTAATATATTTAGCAACAAGAAtttgtaaataaatatattacttACTAAAGCAAATTAGTGAtctatcaaaaaataattttaagcaAATTGATggtgtttttaaaaataaaataaaataattgatgatGCAGTGTTGTAATCAAACGGAGCTAGAAACACCTATTATATAATTTTGCTTATAGAAAAAACCTATTATATAATCAATTAATCACTATATAATCacaattatttaattttgggGCCTAAATTTgagcttataaaaatttaaaaattgggggactaaaatcTTAAATTTGGTGGCTTTATGGTTGGATCGGGAATGAAAGTGAACATATAATGTGCTAGGACATTTCccatcatattttaaaattagcACAAGTAGACAAACAACCAAAATCTTGcacaatatgatattttgagAGATCAAAATTCAAGAGATGTTCATCAAACCAAAATCTAAAACCCAACACCCAAATTGATATCATCCACAAGTGGTCATAGGCAAAGGAGAAGATAAGATTCACAATCTTTGATTTTGTCTAGATGATTTTTTTGACTTATACGAGCACAAATCGACTATTATATTAGTAATCTTTAAATTGACCGAATTCACCACAAATATGAAATCCATGTGTTTCGTGAAGAGGAGACAAAGGTTTTCCAACAAACACGATGTGTACACATAAGAAACAAACCATTCTTAAGCCCAAAATGTAAAACAATGGACAATCCAAAAACACAACAAAGATACAAACAAACATAATGGCAAGAATTTAATTACTAACAGCTAAATAAACACTAAACCCCGAAGATGCCACTGTGGCTTTATCCGCAGTTCccctcaaaaaaaattagatcatTTTGTAAGTTTCAGTTAAGGGAGTTCCCCTCAAATAAATATGTATAACAATTTGTTTCTCCACCTAAGCGTCGCTTCTTCTACTCTTCGGGAACTCTTATTTAACTGTTGCTAGCAAAACTGGCAATGATTATATGACCGCGGCCCATTGTGTTATTTAGGAGCGGTTTTACTGCATTGCTAAAAAAAAGTGTGGCCTAAAGtcaaaaatgttgtagtgatactagtcttatatattattagtatgaTCCAATAACAATTTGTTTCTCCACCTAAGGGAGTTGTAACTATTGAGACCATGGggaaaaagaaatagagaaagcaaaaaacaaactaaagaaTCTCCAATTCAAAAGTGGAATTCACATTTCAACTATTGATTCTAATTAATGATATGAACTTTTTTTGCTGAAGGTGAATTTTGAAGCAAAAAGACAACTATATCATCGTCAGGTATGGCTGGAGATCCTTCTTTAAATATGGCTTCTCGAAACTTGGCAAATTCATTCTGGCATTTGACAGACAGCGGCACGAATTTGCCATGTACCATTGAATCGTAAGATGCAGATGAAATTCCTACCTTTTTTACTCTCAGTGTTTCCAAGTTACACAAGGAGTGAAATTTAACCTTCAATAAATTAGGAACTAAGGAGAGAACCTAAGAAGTGAAGAATGACAGTAAATGATGATCAGTTTAATGAATAAAACAAGTATCTTACGacgaaaacaaaaataaagctTCAAAAATTGGAAAGTTATGGTATGAAAGAAATAATATACCTCAAGAGTAGTTGAAGTTACCGTCAATGATTTGATTTCAGTAAACTCTTTCAGCCAGCTGAGTAGATTGGATGGAGGCTCAGCATTATTCACGCGCATATATGCATCAATATTTACATGTTTAACAGAACAAAGATGGCTCCCACATATTTTTTCGAAAGGAGTACCACCATAAGCAAATGTAGAAAGATTTGGAGTAGATAGTTCAATTTTGGAGTAATTCCGTCCCTGCTTTGTTTGTATAGTTAAATTGGTAAGTGTGGCACTAGATATGCTGAGATTGTCTACATCCAAAACTTTACAGAACCTAAtggataaaatatttaatttttttaatgctGAAAAGGGTTCAGCTCGACCATCATTGCCACTACGAAATACAAAGCACAATAGAGACAAGTGGGTTAATGCCGGCAAATTTAGGGAATTCGGAAATAATGTTGTCACATTAGGATGTCGAACATAAAGTTTAAGAGAAGTTAATGTGTGACATGAAAAAATGCAAGCCGGAATgtgtatattataatataagagagagATAAGTAGCCGTTGTAGATTTTGTGAAACAGCACAATTTAGAATGCATTCGAGTAGTTGAGAATCTACCATATCCTTGCTACAAAATCTGAGATAGTGTGCAGTTGAATAATCACGAAGAGacaaaattttagttgtaaATTGGGTGAAACCATCCTGAGTGTCGAAGTTTGAAGAACTTAATCTAAGGGTGGGAAGAAGCTTCCAAAGATTGTTCCATCTTTTGGACAAAATGCAAGTTTGAACGGCTTGTTTGGCGCTCAAAAAGGAGAGTATGTGAAGAAGAACACATTCGGATAAATCGCTGAGTCTATCTTCTTTTCTATCATCGTTATGTCTTTCTCTCTTCATTGTGACTTCAATGGAAATTGGAAGAGGGAGTAAGAATCGGCAAGaaactttcttttattttgcGGCTTGTTCTGTTCTCAGTGGGGGTTTATATAGTTGattgtataaatattttttaaatattttagatttaaatctatttaaaatttatactttaatttagaatatttagtatttgcttagaatttatatataggatattagtttgttatttaaaaatatgatttaattatatatatatatatatatgatttagaaATTTGTAGTTTCATGAGTCAATTCGGAATAATCTATTTTTGagattatgcaaataaatacatttttatgttaatttataagtttccaCTAACGaaaactgtatttttataaactatattttcataaaatacattgacaaatttatatttatacataaaaatttatttatttgcataaactcaataATAAGCTATTCCAAATGGGCCATATGTAGAACCATATAGTTATAAGAACTTTTCTCACCCGACCCcccatttcttttatacccccaaaaatctcattttgccccttgcaatttgaaaaaattttgcCAGAAAACTTCAGTTTTTACGAACCGCAGCCACAGAACTTCGATTTATATAAACCACTCGCTGAAttacttcggtttatattcaccgaagccaTACTTTATATAACTGTCTTTACTGTCAATCAACTATCAATCACGGAAAAATGGACACATTAATCTAATCATATCAAATCACATAGATATAAGATATTCTACTATAAACAATACTATATATTTGCCATTATAAAATCCTATATGGGTTCATATTAAGAGCCTTACAAGTTGCAACCAAGGTTTTAAAGAGCAGTTACGAAGTTGTTGATGCGATTGTGGTCATCACGGTTGCTTCAAAGCGTAATGCAGTTGTTGCGGTGtgaaataattttgaaatttcacaaattaTATAGAATGGTATTATTATGCGACTACACTATTTACCCACCATTGCAaagtcttagtttattccataagCACTATTCGAATGTGCTTAAAAATATACGGTTGAGAGATtcttaaaagtaagatttttcattagatttgacataaaattaagatttgagtttggtaaattttattttttggtaaaaaaactAGACAGATATAGACACATTGCAATTGCAATTGCAATTGCGGTGCGTTGCGCGGAACTATCTTATTTAACTTTTAACAAtcttatttaacttttgtattTTAGAAACTAAAACTTTTATCATACTTGTAGCTCTTAATTATGAGTTACATACATTTATCTGTTCCTTGGAGCTAATGTTTTTTGCAGCTAAAAAGCTTCTATGAGCAAGAAGTTAAATCATACTAGTCTTATATGTTAGTATGATCCAATAACAATTTGTTTCTCCACCTAAGGGAGTTGTAGTTATATTAATGCATGATAATAAGTTATAACTATATATAGAGACCAAGGGGAAACAGAAATAGAGGAAGcaaaaaacaaactaaagaaTCTCCTATTCAAAAGTCGAATTCACATTACACCTATTGAATCTAATTAATGATATGAACTTTTTGCTGAAGGTGAGTTTTGAAGCAAAAAAACAACTATATCATCAGGTATGGCTGGAGATCCTTCTTTATATATTGCTTTTCGAAACTTGTCAACTTCTTCTTGGCATCTTACAGACAGCCGCACGAATTTGCCATCTACCATTGTATTGGAAGATCCAGATGAAATTCCATCCTTTTTTACTCGCAGTGACTTCAAGTTAAGCAAGGAGTGAAATATAACCTTCAATAAATTAGGAACTAAGGAGAGAACCTAAGAAGTGAAGGATGGCGGTAAACGATGATCAGTTTAATGAATAAAACAAGTATCttatgaagaaaacaaaaataaagctTCAAAACTTGGCAAGTTATTGTATGAAAGAATTACATGGTTACACAATCGTGCAAATCTGGCAAGCATCGGTGTGGTGGATAATCCAGATGAAATTCCTTCCTTTTTTACTCGCAGTGACTTCAAGTTACACAAGAAGTGAAATTTATCCTTCAATAAATTAGGAACTAAGGAGAGAACCTAAGAAGTGAAGGATGACAGTAAATGATGACCAgtttaatgaataaaaaaagtatCTTACGacgaaaacaaaaataaagctTCAAAACTTGGCAAGTTACGGTATGAAAGAATTAGTATATACCTCAAGAGTAGTTAAAGTGACTTTCAATGATTTGATTCCAGTAAACTCTTTCAGCCAGCTGAGTAGATTGGATGGAGGCTCTGCATTATTCACGCGCATATATGCATCAATATTTACATGTTTAACAGAACAAAGATGGCTCCCACATATTTTCTCAAAAGGAATACCAGCATAAGCAAATGTATAAAGATTTGGAGTATATAGTTCAATTTTGCCGTAATTCCGTCCCTGCTTTGTTTGTATAGTTAAATTGGTAAGTGTGGCACTAGATATGCTGAGATTTTCTGCATCTAAAACTTTACAAAACTGAATGGACAAACTATTCAATTTTTCTAGTGCTGAAAAGGGTTCAGCTCGACCATTATTGCCACTACGAAACACAAAGCGCCGTAGAGACAAGTCGGTTAATGCCGGCAAATTTAGGGAATTCGGAAATAATGTTGTCGCATTAGGATGTCGAACATAAAGTTGAAGAGAAGTTAATGTGTGACATGAAAAAATGCAATCAAGAATGtgtattttataatataag
This portion of the Trifolium pratense cultivar HEN17-A07 linkage group LG3, ARS_RC_1.1, whole genome shotgun sequence genome encodes:
- the LOC123915351 gene encoding F-box/LRR-repeat protein 13-like; the encoded protein is MKRERHNDDEKEDRLSDLSECVLLHILSFLSAKQAVQTCILSKRWNNLWKLLPTLRLSSSNFDTPDGFTQFTTKILSLRDYSTTLYYLRFSSEDLVNPQLCILNRAVSQNLQRLRISLLYYKIHILDCIFSCHTLTSLQLYVRHPNATTLFPNSLNLPALTDLSLRRFVFRSGNNGRAEPFSALEKLNSLSIQFCKVLDAENLSISSATLTNLTIQTKQGRNYGKIELYTPNLYTFAYAGIPFEKICGSHLCSVKHVNIDAYMRVNNAEPPSNLLSWLKEFTGIKSLKVTLTTLEVLSLVPNLLKDKFHFLCNLKSLRVKKEGISSGLSTTPMLARFARLCNHVLSLVPNLLKVIFHSLLNLKSLRVKKDGISSGSSNTMVDGKFVRLSVRCQEEVDKFRKAIYKEGSPAIPDDIVVFLLQNSPSAKSSYH
- the LOC123915350 gene encoding putative F-box/FBD/LRR-repeat protein At1g78760 is translated as MKRERHNDDRKEDRLSDLSECVLLHILSFLSAKQAVQTCILSKRWNNLWKLLPTLRLSSSNFDTQDGFTQFTTKILSLRDYSTAHYLRFCSKDMVDSQLLECILNCAVSQNLQRLLISLLYYNIHIPACIFSCHTLTSLKLYVRHPNVTTLFPNSLNLPALTHLSLLCFVFRSGNDGRAEPFSALKKLNILSIRFCKVLDVDNLSISSATLTNLTIQTKQGRNYSKIELSTPNLSTFAYGGTPFEKICGSHLCSVKHVNIDAYMRVNNAEPPSNLLSWLKEFTEIKSLTVTSTTLEVLSLVPNLLKVKFHSLCNLETLRVKKVGISSASYDSMVHGKFVPLSVKCQNEFAKFREAIFKEGSPAIPDDDIVVFLLQNSPSAKKVHIIN